A DNA window from Buttiauxella agrestis contains the following coding sequences:
- a CDS encoding peptide MFS transporter: MHSSANQNESRTFFGHPYPLGSLFFTEMWERFSFYGIRPLLILFMAATVYDGGMGLARENASAIVGIFAGCMYLAALPGGWLADNWLGQQRAVWYGSILIALGHLSIALSAFMGNNLFFIGLMFIVLGSGLFKTCISVMVGTLYKKGDARRDGGFSLFYMGINMGSFIAPLISGWLIKTHGWHWGFGIGGIGMLVALIIFRLYAVPAMKRHDSEVGLDSTWNNPVAKKNGVGAWLLVLAVGVAILVTLIAQGVIVINPVAVASMLVYVIAASVALYFIYLFVFAGLNRKERARLLVCFILLVSAAFFWSAFEQKPTSFNLFANDYTNRMIGDFEIPAVWFQSINALFIIILAPVFSWAWPALARNNVRPGSITKFVIGILCAAAGFGIMMLAAQDVLNNGGAGVSPLWLVGSILMLTLGELCLSPIGLATMTLLAPERMRGQMMGLWFCASALGNLAAGLIGGHVKADQLDMLPNLFARCSIALLICAAVLFILIIPVRRMLANAQVKTEQKPATSA; this comes from the coding sequence ATGCATTCCTCTGCAAACCAAAACGAGAGCCGAACGTTTTTCGGCCATCCTTATCCGCTAGGCTCATTATTCTTCACAGAAATGTGGGAACGCTTTTCGTTTTACGGCATCCGCCCGTTACTGATTTTGTTTATGGCGGCAACGGTTTATGACGGTGGCATGGGGCTGGCACGCGAAAACGCCTCGGCCATCGTCGGCATCTTTGCCGGTTGCATGTACCTCGCCGCATTGCCGGGTGGGTGGCTTGCGGATAACTGGCTTGGGCAACAAAGAGCCGTCTGGTATGGCTCGATTCTCATCGCCCTCGGACATTTGTCGATTGCCTTGTCTGCATTTATGGGCAACAACCTGTTCTTCATCGGCCTGATGTTTATCGTGCTGGGTTCTGGCCTGTTTAAGACCTGTATCTCGGTGATGGTGGGTACGCTTTATAAGAAAGGCGATGCGCGTCGTGACGGTGGTTTTTCACTGTTTTACATGGGCATTAACATGGGTTCGTTTATCGCCCCGCTGATTTCCGGCTGGCTGATAAAAACGCACGGCTGGCATTGGGGCTTTGGTATTGGCGGTATCGGTATGTTGGTGGCGCTGATTATTTTCCGCCTGTATGCCGTTCCGGCGATGAAACGTCACGACAGCGAAGTGGGCCTGGACTCAACCTGGAACAATCCGGTGGCGAAGAAAAACGGTGTCGGAGCCTGGTTGCTGGTGCTGGCGGTGGGTGTGGCGATTCTCGTTACGCTGATTGCACAGGGTGTTATCGTGATTAATCCTGTCGCCGTTGCCAGCATGCTGGTGTATGTGATTGCCGCCTCGGTTGCGCTCTACTTTATCTATCTTTTCGTCTTTGCTGGCCTGAACAGAAAAGAGCGTGCCCGACTGCTGGTTTGCTTTATTTTGCTGGTTTCCGCCGCCTTCTTCTGGTCAGCGTTTGAGCAAAAACCGACTTCGTTTAACCTCTTCGCAAATGACTATACCAACCGCATGATTGGCGACTTTGAGATCCCCGCCGTGTGGTTCCAGTCAATCAACGCGTTGTTTATCATTATACTGGCACCGGTGTTTAGCTGGGCATGGCCCGCGCTGGCACGCAACAATGTGCGTCCGGGTAGCATCACCAAATTTGTTATCGGTATTCTGTGTGCGGCGGCAGGCTTCGGCATCATGATGTTGGCCGCGCAAGATGTGCTCAATAACGGCGGCGCGGGCGTATCACCTTTGTGGCTGGTGGGAAGCATCCTGATGCTGACACTGGGCGAGTTGTGCCTCAGCCCGATTGGTCTGGCAACCATGACGCTGCTGGCACCGGAAAGAATGCGTGGCCAAATGATGGGACTTTGGTTCTGCGCCAGTGCGCTGGGCAACCTGGCTGCGGGTCTGATTGGCGGGCACGTTAAAGCCGACCAGTTGGATATGCTGCCGAACCTGTTCGCACGTTGTTCCATTGCGCTTCTGATTTGCGCCGCGGTGCTGTTCATTTTGATTATTCCGGTGCGCAGAATGCTGGCAAACGCTCAGGTTAAAACAGAGCAGAAACCCGCCACCAGTGCCTGA
- the ycgZ gene encoding regulatory protein YcgZ, which translates to MQQNNTVPDAANAITRYFSKAALPSQQETLGQIVVEILSDGRSLNRKSICTKLLRRVEHASGPEEESHYHTLIGLLFDR; encoded by the coding sequence ATGCAACAGAACAACACCGTTCCCGATGCGGCTAACGCCATCACACGCTATTTCTCAAAGGCAGCTTTGCCTTCCCAACAAGAAACTCTGGGGCAAATAGTCGTTGAAATCCTCAGTGACGGGCGCAGTTTGAATCGCAAATCAATCTGTACAAAATTGTTGCGTCGAGTTGAACACGCGTCAGGTCCGGAAGAAGAGAGCCACTACCACACGTTAATTGGCCTGCTTTTTGATCGTTAG
- a CDS encoding YciE/YciF ferroxidase family protein has product MQIKTLEELFKHLLSDTYSAEKQLIRALPKLARAAHDPSLEEAFRSHLEETRGQIERIDAVVESIEGLKLARIKCVAMEGLVEEGAEIIESINEGPVRDAGLIAAAQKVEHYEIAAYGTLCTLAHQLGYSAAKQLLGETLEEEKAADSKLSTIAESTVNPDADNNSGR; this is encoded by the coding sequence ATGCAAATCAAAACGCTTGAAGAATTATTTAAACATTTGCTGTCAGATACTTATAGTGCTGAAAAGCAACTCATTCGTGCATTACCGAAACTTGCCCGAGCGGCACACGATCCCTCTCTTGAAGAGGCATTCCGCAGCCATCTTGAGGAGACGCGCGGCCAGATAGAACGCATCGATGCAGTCGTGGAAAGTATTGAAGGTCTTAAGCTTGCACGGATCAAATGCGTGGCTATGGAAGGACTCGTTGAGGAAGGCGCTGAGATCATAGAAAGCATAAATGAAGGGCCGGTCCGGGATGCAGGACTGATTGCTGCGGCTCAAAAAGTTGAACATTATGAAATCGCAGCTTACGGCACGTTGTGTACTCTTGCTCACCAATTGGGTTATAGCGCAGCAAAACAATTATTGGGCGAAACGCTTGAAGAAGAGAAAGCCGCAGACAGTAAATTAAGCACTATCGCCGAGTCCACCGTTAATCCAGATGCAGATAATAATTCAGGACGCTAA
- a CDS encoding biofilm development regulator YmgB/AriR family protein: protein MTQITLHKSEIYATLPNTALTAYFRNAGDMLADEAVLLGAVIRSILATDGHLTNKAIIQRLIEAIESTDDVVTIDIVRKTLEIVVDHTTDDI, encoded by the coding sequence ATGACCCAGATAACGCTTCATAAATCAGAAATTTATGCCACGCTGCCAAACACTGCACTGACTGCATATTTCCGTAATGCTGGCGACATGCTGGCTGATGAGGCTGTATTACTCGGAGCGGTAATACGCAGTATTCTTGCTACTGATGGACATCTTACTAATAAAGCCATTATTCAACGGTTAATTGAGGCCATTGAATCCACGGATGATGTCGTGACCATTGATATCGTACGTAAGACCCTGGAAATCGTTGTTGACCATACAACGGACGATATTTAA
- the arnF gene encoding 4-amino-4-deoxy-L-arabinose-phosphoundecaprenol flippase subunit ArnF gives MGYFWAMMSVLLVSCAQLIMKWAMVELPLVNQPHELVTAVLSLTPGAVALLTGLCAYACSMGCWFLALRKIALSKAYPLLSLSYVLVWAAAIWLPWLHEGFSVGKLAGVGVIFIGLLLVCIPDRKR, from the coding sequence ATGGGCTACTTCTGGGCAATGATGAGCGTGCTGTTAGTCAGTTGTGCGCAGCTGATCATGAAATGGGCGATGGTGGAACTGCCTCTGGTTAACCAGCCGCATGAGCTAGTCACAGCCGTTTTGTCGCTCACCCCTGGGGCTGTGGCGCTGTTAACAGGATTGTGCGCTTACGCCTGTTCGATGGGATGCTGGTTTTTGGCGCTGCGCAAAATTGCGCTGAGTAAAGCCTATCCGCTGCTGAGTTTAAGCTATGTGCTGGTGTGGGCTGCCGCTATCTGGCTGCCGTGGCTGCATGAAGGTTTTAGCGTCGGGAAATTGGCCGGGGTGGGGGTGATTTTTATTGGCTTGTTGTTGGTGTGTATTCCCGACAGGAAACGTTAA